In Oryza brachyantha chromosome 1, ObraRS2, whole genome shotgun sequence, the following are encoded in one genomic region:
- the LOC121053899 gene encoding putative nuclease HARBI1 has translation MYEIMQHDAQCRFTFRMSATQIIRLHDLLTARYGLSGTSGFTSMEAVGLFLYMMSGESNRDANSFFTRSSSTISRYFNSVLASVNALAADILKPVDHNFVQVHDGLLAEDDFRPFYGAVGAVDGTHVEVLSPGQTSSQLQHRNRHHQVTSKNVLVICDLDGRVLFCDAGWPGSFHDRRVLSDAIDCRAHRFPSLPLYFLGDSGYPCKMGVLPPIPGFPVPRDRRQSRARRRVPEGREHRFNDVHASLRSVIRRQLGIAKEEWRILERIPHHPDPGWQPRVIRAAFTLHNFSWDSRDPAFMETCPLYNGSAPVLPACPPFSYNYFAINSEEAMAALRGLIADALMRY, from the exons ATGTACGAGATCATGCAGCACGACGCGCAGTGCCGGTTCACGTTCAGAATGTCAGCAACGCAGATCATCCGATTGCACGACCTTCTCACCGCAAGGTACGGCCTTTCAGGAACATCTGGCTTCACTTCTATGGAAGCGGTGGGTTTGTTCCTGTACATGATGAGTGGGGAGTCGAACAGAGATGCCAACTCATTCTTTACGAGATCGAGCTCAACCATTTCCCGCTACTTCAACTCTGTGCTCGCAAGCGTCAACGCGCTTGCGGCGGACATCTTGAAGCCGGTAGACCACAACTTTGTTCAAGTTCATGACGGACTGTTAGCGGAGGACGATTTTCGACCGTTCTACGGTGCGGTGGGAGCGGTAGACGGGACCCACGTCGAAGTGCTTTCGCCAGGGCAGACCTCCTCGCAGCTGCAGCACAGGAACAGGCACCACCAAGTAACCTCCAAGAACGTGTTGGTCATATGTGACTTGGATGGCAGGGTTCTATTCTGTGACGCCGGATGGCCAGGGTCGTTCCATGACCGGCGTGTTCTATCAGATGCCATTGATTGTCGTGCTCACAGATTTCCCAGCCTACCActg TACTTCCTAGGCGACTCCGGATATCCATGCAAGATGGGCGTTCTTCCTCCAATCCCCGGCTTCCCCGTTCCCAGGGACCGACGACAGAGCCGGGCCAGGCGCAGGGTGCCAGAAGGAAGGGAGCACCGCTTCAACGACGTTCACGCTAGCCTGCGCTCAGTCATCAGGCGCCAGCTTGGGATCGCGAAGGAGGAGTGGCGGATACTGGAGAGGATCCCGCACCACCCGGACCCGGGGTGGCAGCCGAGGGTTATACGTGCCGCGTTCACGCTGCATAACTTCAGCTGGGACAGCCGTGATCCTGCGTTCATGGAAACATGCCCGCTGTACAACGGATCAGCGCCGGTGCTTCCTGCGTGCCCGCCCTTCAGCTACAACTACTTTGCCATCAACAGCGAGGAGGCAATGGCTGCACTTCGTGGATTGATAGCTGATGCGCTTATGCGGTACTAG